In one window of Tumebacillus algifaecis DNA:
- the murA gene encoding UDP-N-acetylglucosamine 1-carboxyvinyltransferase, with protein sequence MVCLAIEGGHRLTGTLRIHGAKNAALPILAASVMAYGESKIQDVPDLQDIRVMTTILRQLGAKVKEEGTTLHIDATVLQSTEVPEHLMRQMRSSIFLMGPILARFGHVRVSKPGGCSIGSRPIDLHLKGLHALGAMIKERHGYIECTATRLHGAKINLDIPSVGATENLIMAAVLAEGTTVIENAAREPEIADLANYLNAMGAKVQGAGDDTVVIEGVERLEAVQYRVIPDRIVTGTMMAAAVVTQGDVTLLNTNAAHLGVVINKLREAGAEITIDGDRMHIKMEGRPKPIDSIKTTYYPGFPTDLQSPFMTVMSVASGTSMVTESVFEGRFQHVSELRRMGAKIKVDLRTALMEGVSELTGAVVEASDLRAGAALILAGLVANGTTYVENVHHIDRGYENVEEMFGLLGAKIRRLTHEERVAATE encoded by the coding sequence GTGGTATGCTTGGCCATCGAAGGCGGGCATCGACTTACGGGAACTTTGCGGATTCACGGCGCCAAAAATGCGGCATTGCCAATTCTCGCTGCGAGTGTTATGGCGTACGGAGAGAGCAAGATTCAAGATGTTCCCGATTTGCAGGATATTCGCGTGATGACGACAATTCTTCGGCAGCTTGGCGCCAAGGTGAAGGAAGAAGGTACCACGCTGCACATCGACGCAACGGTGTTGCAAAGCACGGAGGTACCGGAACACCTGATGCGTCAGATGCGCTCATCCATCTTCTTGATGGGGCCGATTTTGGCGCGCTTCGGACACGTGCGCGTTTCTAAACCGGGCGGTTGTTCGATCGGTTCTCGGCCGATCGACCTGCATCTCAAAGGCTTGCACGCGCTGGGGGCAATGATCAAAGAGCGGCATGGCTATATCGAATGCACAGCCACTCGCCTGCACGGGGCGAAGATCAATCTCGATATTCCAAGCGTTGGCGCAACCGAAAACCTGATCATGGCCGCCGTGCTTGCAGAAGGCACGACTGTGATCGAAAATGCTGCTCGCGAGCCTGAGATTGCTGATCTCGCCAATTATTTGAACGCGATGGGAGCGAAGGTGCAAGGTGCGGGCGATGACACGGTGGTCATCGAGGGTGTCGAGCGTTTGGAAGCGGTGCAATACCGTGTGATTCCCGATCGGATCGTCACAGGCACGATGATGGCAGCTGCGGTGGTGACGCAAGGGGATGTTACGTTGCTAAACACCAATGCCGCGCATCTGGGTGTTGTGATCAACAAGCTGCGTGAGGCTGGGGCTGAGATCACGATTGACGGTGACCGGATGCATATCAAGATGGAGGGGCGTCCCAAACCGATCGACAGCATCAAGACGACCTATTATCCAGGGTTCCCGACCGACCTGCAATCGCCTTTTATGACAGTGATGTCGGTAGCCAGCGGAACGTCGATGGTGACCGAGTCGGTTTTTGAAGGACGCTTCCAGCATGTCAGTGAGTTGCGACGCATGGGGGCGAAGATTAAGGTAGACCTGCGCACGGCGCTCATGGAAGGCGTATCTGAACTGACCGGTGCTGTGGTAGAAGCATCCGATCTGCGGGCTGGTGCTGCGTTGATTTTGGCCGGATTGGTGGCAAACGGAACGACCTATGTGGAAAATGTGCACCACATCGATCGCGGGTATGAAAATGTCGAAGAAATGTTTGGATTGCTTGGTGCAAAGATCAGACGGTTGACACATGAAGAACGCGTTGCTGCTACTGAGTAG
- a CDS encoding DUF881 domain-containing protein, which yields MAKKPNPRIKLTVSLTLISVILGLMLSMQYKNTRAAAQFQVDEARVYDPRAQYTADQLNKVKESNSQFEAELESLKKKMFELEEKAGDLAKPESPDLKEELSKYRVMSGILPLKGEGITFTIDDSTVKDVPKGFPPDFLIVHDSDLMNITNELLIAGAEAVQINDQRISSTTGIICIGPVIKINGQKINRPYEFRAVGNRDRLEAALTMKNGILDILRYRTITIQPPKKSLSVTINGYSGDFNGLGK from the coding sequence ATGGCCAAAAAACCGAATCCGCGTATCAAATTGACTGTATCGCTCACCTTGATTTCTGTCATCCTCGGTCTGATGCTCTCGATGCAATATAAAAACACCCGTGCGGCCGCCCAGTTTCAAGTGGATGAGGCGCGTGTCTATGACCCGCGCGCCCAGTACACGGCCGATCAGCTAAACAAAGTCAAGGAGAGCAACAGCCAGTTTGAAGCCGAATTGGAAAGCTTGAAAAAGAAGATGTTTGAACTGGAAGAAAAGGCTGGGGACCTGGCCAAGCCAGAGTCTCCCGATCTCAAAGAAGAGCTGAGCAAGTATCGCGTGATGTCGGGCATTTTGCCGTTGAAAGGCGAAGGGATCACCTTTACCATCGATGACAGCACGGTCAAAGACGTGCCAAAGGGTTTTCCGCCAGACTTTTTGATCGTACATGACTCCGACCTGATGAACATCACCAATGAATTGTTGATCGCTGGGGCGGAAGCGGTGCAGATCAACGATCAGCGGATCTCCTCGACGACCGGTATTATCTGCATCGGTCCAGTGATCAAGATCAACGGTCAGAAGATCAACCGTCCGTATGAGTTTCGAGCGGTGGGCAACCGCGACCGTTTGGAAGCGGCGCTGACGATGAAAAACGGCATTCTCGACATTCTGCGCTACCGCACGATCACGATTCAACCTCCGAAAAAAAGCCTTTCGGTGACGATTAATGGCTACTCTGGCGACTTTAATGGGCTTGGGAAATAG
- the spoVE gene encoding stage V sporulation protein E translates to MNGKIKSYPDTLIILSTLMLLGIGVIIVYSASAVLAAQNMDDAFFYAKRQLMWALLGIISMFVMMNYDYHKLKKIAKPLLIICFLFLIAVAIPGIGTVRGGSRAWLGIGSLGIQPSEFAKLGIIIYLAYMLSRYQDRIVEFKRGLLPPLGIAVAAVGLIMLEPDLGQSTVLMGTVIIILFAAGAKIKHLLGLASLAIPAFIALVVVAPYRLKRITAFMDPWAYQLDEGYHIIQSLYAIGPGGLLGLGLGRSRQKFLYLPEPQTDFIFSILAEELGFIGGATLLLLFLLLVWRGLRTAITAPDTFGSLLAVGITGMIAVQVIINVGVVTGSMPVTGITLPFISYGGSSLTLMLTGVGILLNISRQTR, encoded by the coding sequence TTGAATGGCAAGATCAAATCGTATCCGGACACGCTGATCATCCTGTCTACATTGATGCTTCTGGGAATCGGCGTCATTATCGTCTATAGTGCCAGTGCAGTGCTTGCAGCTCAAAACATGGATGATGCTTTTTTCTACGCCAAACGTCAGCTGATGTGGGCGTTGCTTGGGATCATTTCGATGTTCGTGATGATGAACTACGATTATCACAAGCTGAAGAAAATTGCCAAACCACTTTTGATCATCTGCTTTTTGTTTTTGATCGCAGTTGCGATTCCGGGCATCGGTACGGTGCGTGGCGGATCGCGGGCTTGGCTTGGAATCGGCTCCCTCGGGATTCAGCCTTCCGAATTTGCCAAGCTCGGGATCATCATCTATTTGGCCTACATGTTGTCCCGGTATCAGGACAGGATCGTCGAGTTTAAGCGAGGGCTTTTGCCGCCGCTAGGAATTGCTGTCGCCGCTGTCGGTTTGATCATGTTGGAGCCTGACCTTGGACAAAGTACGGTCCTGATGGGCACTGTCATCATCATCCTCTTTGCCGCAGGGGCAAAAATCAAACACTTGCTCGGTTTGGCCAGTCTGGCAATTCCCGCATTCATCGCGCTGGTTGTGGTGGCACCGTATCGTTTGAAGAGGATTACTGCTTTTATGGACCCTTGGGCCTATCAGTTGGACGAGGGGTACCATATCATCCAATCGCTGTATGCGATCGGACCGGGTGGGTTGCTCGGTTTGGGGCTGGGCCGCAGCCGACAGAAATTTCTATATCTGCCGGAGCCGCAGACCGACTTTATCTTCTCGATTTTGGCAGAAGAATTGGGGTTTATCGGCGGGGCTACGCTCTTGCTTTTGTTCCTGCTGTTGGTTTGGCGAGGGTTGCGCACGGCGATCACAGCGCCCGATACGTTCGGTTCGTTGCTCGCAGTGGGCATCACCGGGATGATCGCCGTTCAGGTTATCATCAACGTAGGGGTGGTCACCGGCTCGATGCCGGTCACGGGGATTACACTTCCGTTTATCAGTTATGGGGGATCATCGCTCACACTGATGCTGACGGGGGTGGGGATACTTTTGAACATATCCAGACAGACGAGGTGA
- the mraY gene encoding phospho-N-acetylmuramoyl-pentapeptide-transferase, with the protein MDMQILFWTTGVSFVIALLLGPLFIPFLRRLKFGQAIRAEGPQGHQKKAGTPTMGGVIFLVAMAITAIKFSDLSSELWLLLFVTLAYGAVGFMDDYIKVALKRNLGLKARQKLIGQILVGVVLYVVMYYTGMIDMTISIPFINAQWDLGFFYLPFLVLIVIASSNAVNLTDGLDGLAAGTTAIAFGSYAVLAWWTSNMDVAIFCAAMVGGLIGFLVFNVHPAKVFMGDTGSLALGGALATVAILTKTEIWLVLIGGVFVVEVLSVIIQVISFQTFGKRLFKMSPLHHHFELLGWSEWRVVGTFWTAGLCLAVSALVLYLK; encoded by the coding sequence ATGGATATGCAAATCTTATTTTGGACGACAGGTGTTAGTTTTGTGATCGCACTACTGCTCGGTCCACTGTTCATTCCGTTTTTGCGCCGATTGAAATTTGGGCAGGCGATTCGGGCGGAAGGTCCGCAAGGGCATCAAAAGAAAGCGGGCACCCCGACGATGGGTGGCGTGATTTTCTTGGTCGCGATGGCGATCACCGCGATTAAATTTTCCGATCTGTCATCAGAACTTTGGCTGTTGCTTTTTGTGACGCTAGCTTATGGCGCGGTCGGATTTATGGATGATTACATCAAAGTCGCATTGAAACGCAACTTGGGATTAAAAGCTCGTCAAAAGTTGATCGGTCAAATTTTGGTCGGCGTGGTGCTCTATGTGGTGATGTATTATACCGGCATGATCGACATGACGATTTCGATACCGTTTATTAACGCGCAATGGGATCTTGGCTTTTTCTACCTTCCGTTCTTAGTGTTGATCGTCATCGCATCATCGAATGCTGTCAACCTGACGGATGGTCTGGACGGTTTGGCTGCAGGGACCACAGCGATCGCCTTCGGTTCGTATGCGGTGCTCGCGTGGTGGACATCGAACATGGATGTGGCAATCTTCTGCGCGGCGATGGTCGGCGGTCTGATCGGTTTCCTCGTCTTCAACGTGCACCCAGCGAAAGTGTTCATGGGCGATACCGGTTCGCTGGCACTGGGCGGGGCTTTGGCGACGGTAGCGATTTTGACCAAGACCGAAATTTGGTTGGTGCTGATCGGTGGCGTGTTTGTCGTCGAAGTGCTGTCGGTAATCATTCAAGTGATTTCGTTTCAGACGTTTGGTAAGCGTCTGTTCAAAATGAGTCCGCTGCATCACCATTTTGAACTGCTCGGCTGGTCGGAGTGGCGAGTGGTTGGCACGTTCTGGACGGCAGGTTTGTGCCTCGCGGTTTCCGCGTTGGTTTTGTATCTTAAATAA
- the murB gene encoding UDP-N-acetylmuramate dehydrogenase, which translates to MNKEQTKALFANKNLGTVLLDEPLSKHTSWKIGGPADVFVLPTTIEHLVQIMELTHEHQIPWYVIGKGSNLLVKDGGLRGVVIKLGDQFADLQFEDQKLIAQGGHSFVSAAKHAIRRGFSGLEFATGIPGTVGGAVMMNAGAHGGEVKDVLIECRVLTEEGKIVHLSHDDLNFDYRYSRLKDRPAIVIDAAFKLHPGDTQEMSERVKNWRERRQSTQPLTMPSCGSVFRNPEGSHAGKLIEEAGLKGKRIGGAQISELHGNFIVNTGGATATDVIQLIELVQSTILEKYGYELHPEVRIVGEETP; encoded by the coding sequence ATGAACAAAGAGCAGACAAAGGCCCTTTTTGCAAACAAAAATCTCGGCACGGTGCTGCTGGATGAGCCACTTTCCAAGCATACCTCCTGGAAGATCGGCGGCCCGGCAGATGTGTTTGTGCTGCCAACCACAATCGAACATCTCGTGCAGATCATGGAACTGACACATGAACATCAGATTCCTTGGTACGTGATCGGGAAAGGCTCGAATCTGCTGGTGAAGGATGGTGGGCTGCGCGGTGTCGTAATTAAGCTCGGCGATCAATTTGCCGATCTTCAGTTCGAAGATCAGAAGCTGATAGCACAAGGTGGTCACTCGTTCGTTTCCGCAGCCAAACATGCGATTCGCAGAGGATTTAGCGGGTTGGAATTTGCCACGGGAATACCAGGCACGGTCGGTGGTGCTGTGATGATGAACGCGGGAGCACATGGTGGTGAGGTGAAAGATGTGCTGATTGAGTGCCGTGTCTTGACCGAAGAAGGCAAGATCGTTCATCTCTCGCACGATGACCTCAATTTTGACTATCGCTATTCCAGACTGAAAGATCGACCGGCTATCGTCATCGATGCAGCTTTTAAGCTCCATCCGGGCGACACTCAGGAGATGAGCGAGCGAGTGAAAAACTGGCGTGAACGCCGTCAGTCCACACAGCCGCTCACGATGCCGAGCTGCGGCAGCGTCTTCCGCAATCCGGAAGGCTCGCATGCGGGCAAACTTATCGAGGAAGCTGGTCTGAAGGGGAAGCGAATCGGTGGGGCACAAATTTCTGAACTCCACGGAAACTTCATCGTGAACACGGGGGGCGCAACAGCGACTGATGTCATTCAATTGATCGAGCTTGTGCAAAGCACGATTTTAGAAAAATACGGCTATGAACTTCACCCTGAAGTGCGGATCGTTGGAGAGGAGACACCATAG
- the murD gene encoding UDP-N-acetylmuramoyl-L-alanine--D-glutamate ligase produces the protein MNVQGKNVLVLGVARSGVAAARLLHKLGAHVLVNDQKELAAIEQDVAELQALGIEVIAGGHPEGIVHTGLDFVVKNPGIPYSAPPVKLAMELGISVLTEVEIAYRLAQAPIIGITGSNGKTTTTTLVGEMLTEANLNPVVAGNIGLALSEVVEEVSKEQWLVAELSSFQLMGTAEFRPKIGALLNIYPAHLDYHGSLDEYRDAKFRLFAKQEASDVAVLNWDQEAVRAVQSFAKSKLFPFSLKEVLDEGVYVKDGIIQARMHGKELSLLPVSEVALKGEHNLENLLAATAVALTAGADVAAIVKVARTFNGVEHRLEHVVTQNEVAFYNDSKSTNSTAATMAINTFADHRVVLIAGGLDRGVDFLELVPVFAKKVKYVAAIGEAADKLLNVAAQAGIEGTKLATLEEAVQVAAGVAQPGDVVLLSPACASWDMFASFEERGSMFKKAVHTL, from the coding sequence GTGAATGTTCAAGGGAAAAACGTGCTTGTGCTCGGTGTCGCCCGCTCCGGCGTGGCGGCCGCACGCCTCTTACATAAGCTCGGCGCGCACGTGCTGGTCAACGACCAAAAGGAGCTCGCTGCCATTGAACAGGATGTCGCTGAACTTCAAGCGTTGGGCATCGAGGTCATCGCTGGCGGGCACCCGGAAGGCATTGTCCATACGGGCCTCGATTTTGTGGTCAAAAATCCTGGCATTCCGTACAGTGCACCGCCTGTCAAACTGGCGATGGAACTAGGCATTTCGGTGCTGACCGAAGTGGAGATCGCGTACCGCTTGGCACAGGCGCCGATCATCGGCATCACGGGCAGCAACGGCAAGACGACAACGACGACGCTGGTCGGTGAAATGCTTACCGAGGCGAATCTCAACCCGGTGGTGGCAGGCAATATCGGTCTTGCGCTGAGCGAAGTGGTCGAAGAGGTCAGCAAAGAGCAGTGGCTGGTTGCCGAACTCTCCTCGTTTCAATTGATGGGCACAGCAGAGTTCCGACCGAAGATCGGGGCGCTGTTGAATATCTATCCGGCGCATCTTGATTATCACGGCAGTCTGGACGAGTACCGCGATGCCAAGTTTCGCCTGTTTGCCAAACAGGAAGCAAGCGATGTCGCTGTGCTCAATTGGGATCAGGAAGCGGTGCGCGCGGTGCAATCGTTTGCCAAGTCCAAGTTGTTCCCCTTTTCGCTGAAAGAGGTATTAGATGAGGGTGTTTATGTCAAGGATGGAATCATCCAAGCTCGTATGCACGGCAAGGAACTCTCTCTGCTACCTGTGAGCGAAGTGGCACTCAAAGGGGAGCACAACCTGGAAAATCTGCTGGCGGCCACGGCGGTAGCGCTCACGGCTGGTGCGGACGTTGCGGCGATCGTCAAAGTCGCACGCACGTTTAACGGTGTGGAACATCGCTTGGAGCATGTGGTCACGCAAAACGAAGTCGCTTTTTACAATGACTCGAAATCGACCAATTCAACAGCAGCGACGATGGCGATCAACACGTTTGCCGATCATCGCGTAGTCTTGATCGCGGGTGGACTCGACCGCGGTGTCGATTTTCTGGAATTGGTGCCAGTGTTTGCGAAAAAGGTCAAATATGTGGCAGCGATCGGTGAGGCAGCCGATAAGCTACTGAATGTAGCGGCTCAGGCTGGAATCGAAGGGACGAAACTGGCAACGCTTGAAGAAGCGGTACAGGTGGCTGCTGGCGTTGCGCAGCCTGGCGATGTCGTGCTGTTGTCACCAGCATGTGCGAGTTGGGACATGTTTGCGTCATTCGAAGAGAGAGGAAGCATGTTTAAAAAAGCTGTGCATACATTATAG
- a CDS encoding UDP-N-acetylmuramoyl-tripeptide--D-alanyl-D-alanine ligase, which yields MIVKQIVEIARMAEGQLLRDASDLIVRGVSTDTRKDMTGMLFVPLVGERFDAHDFLAQAEAQGAVAALWQQDHPQPETTLALILVDDTLVALQRLAAAYRSTLPVRVIGITGSNGKTSTKDMISSVVAEAFKVQKTLGNLNNHIGLPLMILALEEDTEVAVLEMGMNHAGEIELLAKLAAPELGVITNIGEAHIEYLGSREGIADAKCELIEQLPTGGTAILFGDEPLLRERAGKTQAKQVWFGFHATNDVQAVEVENLGVHGSRFSVRGDDTRYELPVMGQHQLGNALAAVAVGRVLGMTGAKIKAGLAKATLTARRLEVKQARLGGTVIDDAYNSSPTSLRAALRMFAEMPGGFKVAVLGGMLELGPDSARMHQEIGAELAGLPLQQLVCVGELAADIAKGARDNGYPSHQIYQAENNQAAVAYVEDVLRQQADGTGGGAIVLVKSSLGMKFVEIVRALV from the coding sequence ATGATCGTAAAACAGATCGTTGAGATTGCAAGAATGGCAGAAGGACAACTGCTCCGCGATGCGTCGGATCTTATTGTTCGGGGTGTTTCGACCGACACGCGCAAGGATATGACAGGGATGCTGTTCGTTCCGCTGGTCGGCGAGCGCTTTGACGCACATGATTTTCTGGCACAGGCGGAGGCGCAAGGTGCTGTCGCCGCTTTGTGGCAGCAGGATCATCCGCAGCCCGAAACGACGTTGGCGTTGATTCTGGTTGATGACACGCTGGTCGCTTTGCAGCGCTTGGCGGCCGCCTACCGCAGCACATTGCCAGTGCGTGTGATCGGAATTACGGGCAGCAACGGCAAAACCTCGACGAAAGATATGATTTCATCCGTTGTCGCGGAAGCCTTTAAAGTGCAAAAAACGCTCGGCAATTTGAACAATCACATCGGTCTGCCGCTGATGATTCTGGCTTTGGAAGAGGATACCGAAGTCGCTGTTCTCGAGATGGGCATGAACCATGCAGGCGAGATCGAACTGCTCGCCAAACTGGCTGCACCAGAGCTTGGCGTGATCACCAACATCGGTGAAGCTCACATTGAGTACCTTGGATCGCGTGAGGGCATCGCCGATGCGAAGTGCGAGCTGATTGAGCAACTGCCCACTGGTGGAACTGCGATCCTGTTCGGTGATGAGCCACTGCTTCGAGAGCGGGCGGGGAAGACGCAGGCCAAGCAAGTCTGGTTTGGATTTCATGCCACGAATGATGTACAGGCGGTCGAGGTGGAAAATCTCGGTGTGCACGGCTCTCGTTTTTCCGTGCGCGGGGATGACACCCGCTATGAGTTGCCTGTGATGGGCCAACACCAATTGGGCAATGCGCTGGCGGCTGTCGCAGTCGGGCGCGTGCTTGGCATGACCGGAGCGAAGATCAAAGCCGGGCTTGCGAAAGCGACGCTCACCGCACGTCGATTGGAAGTGAAACAGGCGCGGCTCGGAGGAACGGTGATCGACGATGCCTACAATTCGTCGCCGACTTCACTGCGAGCAGCGTTGCGGATGTTTGCGGAAATGCCTGGCGGTTTTAAGGTGGCCGTGCTTGGGGGCATGCTGGAATTGGGGCCGGACTCGGCGCGTATGCATCAAGAGATCGGTGCAGAGCTCGCTGGCTTGCCGCTTCAGCAACTGGTCTGTGTCGGTGAATTGGCAGCGGACATCGCCAAAGGCGCGCGTGACAATGGATATCCATCGCATCAAATCTATCAAGCCGAGAACAACCAAGCGGCTGTCGCTTATGTGGAAGATGTACTGCGCCAACAGGCTGATGGAACGGGCGGCGGGGCGATCGTGCTTGTCAAATCGTCGCTTGGCATGAAGTTTGTAGAAATCGTACGCGCTTTAGTCTGA
- a CDS encoding DUF881 domain-containing protein, translating into MKLNSKISLVLVAALLGWMMTVQFTSINRPKLESSPAGDTLQLTTELKQETERQQFLRSQIREIEQKIADLQSQKGNQSQLVRTLAEELERVKNQAGMSEVKGSGIIVTIEDDFDLIAVKNPEELDMNRRSLGDYLYRVVNYLKGNEAKAIVVNNHRIVSFSSVRTIDSNNLQVNTVMVSPDKIIIKAVGNVEQMKVGMSIFPPSFAEMGKKFTVQEVGDGSLVIPPYDDDSVQYEYAHPEGEKKL; encoded by the coding sequence TTGAAACTTAACAGCAAGATCAGTTTAGTATTGGTTGCTGCCCTGCTCGGCTGGATGATGACCGTTCAGTTCACGTCTATCAATCGCCCCAAACTCGAATCAAGTCCGGCTGGAGATACGTTGCAATTGACGACAGAACTCAAGCAGGAGACGGAGCGTCAGCAGTTCTTGCGCTCACAGATCCGCGAGATTGAGCAGAAGATTGCCGATTTGCAGAGCCAAAAAGGGAATCAGAGCCAATTGGTCCGCACTTTGGCCGAGGAGTTGGAACGTGTCAAAAACCAGGCTGGGATGAGCGAGGTTAAAGGCAGCGGCATCATCGTGACGATCGAAGATGATTTTGATCTGATCGCGGTGAAAAATCCAGAGGAGTTGGACATGAACCGCCGGAGTCTTGGGGATTATCTGTACCGCGTCGTCAATTATTTAAAAGGCAACGAGGCGAAGGCGATCGTCGTCAACAACCATCGCATCGTTTCCTTTAGCTCAGTTCGCACGATCGACTCGAACAACCTGCAAGTGAACACCGTCATGGTCTCGCCAGACAAAATCATCATCAAGGCGGTTGGCAACGTCGAGCAGATGAAGGTCGGCATGAGCATTTTCCCGCCGTCATTTGCTGAGATGGGCAAGAAATTCACAGTGCAGGAAGTGGGCGACGGAAGCCTGGTCATTCCGCCTTACGACGATGATTCGGTGCAATATGAGTATGCGCATCCTGAAGGAGAGAAAAAGTTATGA
- a CDS encoding cell division protein FtsQ/DivIB has protein sequence MPKPPPTVLESYAEQQQPQTGKRRPNRKALLFVVIFFGLLLVAGLLKSPLSEVSYIEVKGNHQVRYEEILRTAELERGMSLLSINKGAVKEKLLTTYPIVETVDVEVSWKGEVVIAVVEKRVAGLMLQDAKLFRILQDGMVLPGREKLEAEQLPVISLDVPTSLTPGQKVISEDVLELVKQIPEVERAVLDQISEIYVTDEGPWRIYMRDKFEVRIPPRQFADKMKAYLAYRSALPVDTKPSIINMLEANYMENFKPEDKKGE, from the coding sequence ATGCCTAAACCGCCGCCGACCGTCTTAGAATCGTATGCGGAACAACAACAGCCACAAACAGGCAAGCGCCGCCCCAATCGGAAGGCGTTGCTTTTTGTTGTCATCTTTTTCGGGCTCCTTTTGGTCGCCGGATTGCTGAAGTCTCCCTTATCTGAGGTTTCCTATATCGAAGTGAAGGGGAACCATCAAGTGCGATATGAGGAGATCTTGCGGACGGCAGAGCTTGAGCGAGGCATGAGCCTGCTTTCGATCAACAAAGGCGCAGTGAAAGAGAAGCTCCTCACGACCTATCCGATTGTGGAAACAGTTGATGTAGAGGTCTCATGGAAAGGTGAAGTCGTGATCGCTGTCGTGGAGAAGCGGGTTGCAGGTCTGATGCTGCAAGACGCGAAACTCTTTCGCATCCTGCAAGACGGGATGGTACTGCCTGGCAGAGAGAAGTTGGAAGCCGAGCAGTTGCCGGTGATCTCCCTCGATGTGCCGACCTCGCTTACTCCCGGGCAAAAAGTCATTTCGGAGGATGTACTGGAACTGGTCAAACAGATTCCAGAGGTGGAGCGGGCGGTGCTCGATCAGATCTCTGAGATTTATGTGACCGACGAAGGACCTTGGCGCATTTATATGCGCGATAAGTTCGAAGTTCGCATCCCGCCGCGTCAATTTGCCGACAAGATGAAGGCGTACCTGGCTTACCGCAGTGCGCTGCCAGTCGATACGAAACCTAGCATCATTAACATGCTTGAGGCGAACTACATGGAAAACTTCAAGCCGGAGGACAAGAAGGGAGAGTAA
- a CDS encoding small basic family protein, protein MIWIPVIGLVLGVFIGLSFNFSIPLQYSSYLSIAILAALDTVFGGIRASLERHFDSSVFISGFFFNTLLAALLAFIGVQLGVDLYLAAVFAFGVRLFNNIAAIRRLMVTRSRKPPEKTL, encoded by the coding sequence ATGATCTGGATTCCGGTAATCGGCCTTGTGCTGGGTGTGTTCATTGGACTTTCCTTCAATTTCTCGATCCCACTCCAATACAGCAGCTATTTGTCGATCGCGATCTTAGCAGCGCTTGACACGGTGTTTGGCGGGATACGGGCTAGTTTAGAGCGTCACTTTGACAGCAGCGTGTTTATCAGTGGTTTTTTCTTCAATACATTGCTGGCCGCCCTGCTCGCTTTCATCGGGGTGCAACTTGGCGTCGATCTCTACTTGGCGGCAGTCTTCGCGTTTGGTGTACGTTTATTCAATAACATCGCGGCAATTCGTCGTCTAATGGTAACTCGTTCACGTAAACCACCTGAAAAAACTTTATAA